One genomic segment of Ostrinia nubilalis chromosome 20, ilOstNubi1.1, whole genome shotgun sequence includes these proteins:
- the LOC135081846 gene encoding chymotrypsinogen B-like: protein MNVLLLLTFLIHTTECNMENRVITSLKYSIYRVKPVVVNGEPATNDRVPYLVSIKQPSGRIGTDIFWTNMCGGSIVGEQKVLTAAHCFEGNSFYYVYNAHQLRVVAGSQNSNLQHSGATDTTPDLQVRKITKAILNRGFHFPTHDIAIVFVDVPWNFTDTVNFIIPAKKTTDYPYTCISAGYGRIGHDTWSLESDVLLIASIRVLSRWRCSTLWQMNMNTFVCSDSAITDVARGDSGGPLACYDTMDPEEVPGKDLLVGIVSGKNFDKTTLFTRVSEYRDWIDSNFGYRLSPTFSILFTIISMVLIYLLFLLCNQLLPKVGTT from the coding sequence ATGAATGTTCTACTTTTACTCACATTTCTCATCCACACCACAGAGTGCAATATGGAGAACCGGGTTATTACCAGTTTGAAGTACTCCATTTACCGCGTCAAGCCAGTCGTGGTCAACGGAGAGCCTGCTACCAACGATAGAGTGCCTTACTTGGTCTCGATCAAACAGCCAAGTGGCAGGATCGGGACAGATATATTTTGGACTAACATGTGTGGGGGCAGCATCGTTGGGGAACAAAAAGTTTTAACCGCAGCTCACTGCTTTGAAGGTAACAGCTTCTACTATGTCTACAATGCACACCAACTACGAGTCGTAGCCGGCAGCCAGAATTCTAATCTCCAACACAGCGGCGCGACAGACACAACTCCCGACTTGCAAGTCCGGAAAATCACAAAAGCTATCTTGAACAGAGGCTTTCACTTCCCAACACACGATATAGCGATCGTTTTCGTGGACGTGCCCTGGAATTTTACGGACACCGTAAACTTCATTATTCCAGCAAAGAAGACCACCGATTACCCTTATACGTGCATATCGGCGGGTTATGGTAGGATCGGCCACGACACATGGTCTCTGGAATCTGATGTTCTTCTGATAGCAAGTATTAGAGTGTTGTCTAGGTGGAGATGTTCAACCCTGTGGCAAATGAACATGAATACTTTTGTGTGCTCTGATAGTGCGATTACTGATGTGGCGAGAGGCGATTCTGGGGGGCCTTTAGCTTGCTACGACACAATGGATCCCGAAGAAGTTCCAGGAAAGGATTTACTGGTTGGCATCGTGAGTGGAAAGAATTTTGACAAAACAACACTATTTACTAGAGTGTCAGAATATCGGGACTGGATTGACTCAAACTTTGGCTACAGATTATCTCCTACATTTTCAATACTTTTCACAATTATATCGATGGTTTTAATAtatcttttgtttcttttatgCAACCAATTACTTCCAAAGGTAGGTACAACGTAG
- the LOC135081847 gene encoding chymotrypsin-1-like: MSVALLLLLIFVDFANCEYDTRVITTLKYSKSYVHPTVINGIPAQTGQVPFLVSLKEILVKVSDLKYIWTNICGGSIISNTKVLTAAHCFEGKSFLYYHHPEYLRVVAGNFTTELIHTGNTDTTRRAQWRKIKKVVLHRKFFFPENDLALVFVNEPFEYNINVGHVVIAKRRADYPNQCISAGFGSMNHSEDRITPILLVANMFLLSRRNCSKMWEMNMDKFICTYSFMSDMGRGDSGGPLACKGTVDPAEKKGLPLLVGVVSGKNFDKTTLFTRVSAYKTWIANAKSAACAIGDYVSYCDIKYLVFVVILYSFSCDLHTDVCAW, encoded by the coding sequence atgagtGTCGCACTACTACTTTTGCTCATATTCGTTGATTTTGCCAACTGTGAGTACGACACCCGAGTGATCACTACCCTGAAGTATTCCAAATCGTACGTTCACCCAACAGTAATCAACGGTATACCAGCTCAGACTGGTCAGGTGCCTTTTCTAGTGTCCCTCAAAGAAATCCTAGTAAAGGTATCCGATTTGAAGTACATCTGGACTAACATTTGTGGAGGGAGCATCATCAGCAATACAAAGGTCCTAACAGCAGCACATTGCTTTGAAGGAAAGAGTTTTTTGTATTACCATCACCCGGAGTACCTAAGAGTTGTAGCTGGCAACTTTACGACTGAATTAATTCATACTGGCAACACTGACACAACCAGGCGCGCACAATGGCGGAAAATCAAAAAGGTTGTGCTCCATAGAAAGTTTTTTTTCCCCGAAAATGATCTCGCTTTGGTATTTGTGAATGAACCTTTCGAATATAATATAAACGTAGGACACGTCGTGATAGCCAAACGAAGGGCAGATTACCCGAACCAATGCATTTCGGCTGGTTTCGGCAGTATGAATCATAGTGAGGATCGGATTACCCCGATTTTGTTAGTAGCCAATATGTTCCTATTGTCCCGTCGCAACTGTTCCAAAATGTGGGAGATGAATATGGacaagtttatttgcacttattCGTTTATGAGTGACATGGGAAGAGGGGATTCTGGAGGACCATTGGCTTGTAAAGGGACTGTAGACCCGGCTGAAAAGAAAGGCCTGCCGTTACTGGTCGGTGTAGTCAGTGGGAAAAACTTCGATAAAACGACTCTCTTCACAAGGGTGTCAGCTTACAAGACGTGGATTGCCAATGCCAAGAGTGCAGCGTGCGCGATTGGAGATTACGTTTCGTATTgtgatattaaatatttagtttttgttgtAATACTTTATAGTTTTTCCTGTGACTTACATACTGATGTTTGTGCGTGGTAA